A single genomic interval of Rhodothermus profundi harbors:
- the cas2 gene encoding CRISPR-associated endonuclease Cas2 has product MPYYIAVYDVNVRRVGKMLKLFRRYLTWVQRSVFEGELTEAQFRRLHHEARQLMNPDEDVVIFYELRDVRYHRRLVLGTEQGHTGRFL; this is encoded by the coding sequence ATGCCTTACTACATTGCTGTTTATGACGTCAACGTCCGACGCGTAGGCAAAATGCTCAAGCTCTTTCGTCGGTACCTGACCTGGGTCCAACGATCTGTCTTTGAAGGTGAGCTGACCGAAGCGCAATTCCGACGATTACATCACGAAGCCCGTCAACTCATGAACCCAGATGAAGATGTGGTCATCTTCTATGAATTGCGCGACGTGCGCTACCATCGTCGGCTCGTGCTCGGCACTGAACAAGGACATACAGGCCGTTTTCTTTAA
- the cas1b gene encoding type I-B CRISPR-associated endonuclease Cas1b → MKRPYYIFSSGRLRRRQNTLFFEKAAGKRIPDDQDETGAPSGTPTGERIPFPVEQVDSLYFFGEVDLNSKLLTFLARHDIPAHFYDYYGNYTGTYIPRDYLHSGRLRIEQVLHYVRPKRRLYLARAIVEAATYNLLRVLRYYVNRLEGAPQQAVAQAIAVIGQERAQLKTVEKIPELMGIEGRSRDAYYGAWPAILAHGPGEAFAFEKRERRPPSNELNALISFGNSLCYTTTIRQIHRTALDPTISYLHEPGERRFSLALDLAEIFKPILVDRAIFRLIKTGQITPRHFEARLGGIYLKEEGRRIFVQHWDERLRQTVYHRRLERHVSYERLIRLECYKLIRHLLDPKQERYRGLHMWW, encoded by the coding sequence ATGAAGCGCCCGTATTACATTTTTTCCAGCGGACGACTCCGCCGCCGGCAGAACACGCTTTTTTTTGAAAAGGCAGCCGGCAAGCGCATTCCGGATGACCAGGACGAAACAGGGGCGCCTTCGGGTACGCCTACCGGAGAACGTATCCCGTTTCCGGTTGAGCAGGTCGATAGCCTGTATTTTTTTGGCGAGGTGGATCTGAACTCCAAGCTGCTCACTTTTCTGGCACGCCACGATATCCCGGCGCACTTCTACGACTATTACGGAAACTACACCGGCACCTACATTCCCCGTGACTATTTGCACAGCGGACGATTGCGCATTGAACAGGTGCTGCACTACGTGCGGCCAAAGCGACGGCTTTATTTAGCACGGGCTATCGTGGAGGCAGCCACCTACAATCTACTCCGCGTGCTGCGCTACTACGTCAATCGCCTGGAAGGGGCTCCGCAGCAGGCGGTGGCGCAGGCTATTGCGGTTATCGGTCAGGAGCGCGCGCAGCTCAAAACCGTGGAAAAGATTCCGGAGCTCATGGGCATTGAGGGCCGCAGCCGAGATGCGTACTATGGGGCCTGGCCAGCTATTCTGGCCCATGGTCCAGGCGAGGCGTTTGCCTTTGAGAAACGCGAGCGGCGACCCCCTTCGAATGAACTAAACGCGCTCATTAGCTTTGGCAATAGTCTCTGCTATACAACAACGATTCGGCAGATTCATCGCACCGCGCTGGATCCGACTATTTCCTACCTGCATGAGCCCGGCGAGCGCCGCTTTTCGCTGGCTCTGGATCTGGCAGAGATTTTTAAGCCTATTCTGGTAGACCGGGCCATTTTTCGTCTGATAAAAACCGGACAAATTACGCCCCGACATTTTGAAGCGCGCCTGGGTGGCATTTATCTCAAAGAAGAGGGGCGGCGCATCTTTGTGCAGCACTGGGATGAGCGATTGCGCCAGACTGTGTATCATCGGCGACTGGAACGACATGTCAGCTATGAACGGCTCATTCGGCTGGAGTGTTACAAGCTGATTCGGCACCTGTTGGATCCAAAGCAGGAGCGATACCGCGGGCTGCACATGTGGTGGTAA
- the cmr5 gene encoding type III-B CRISPR module-associated protein Cmr5, with the protein MASQQQTLEQKRAQQAWRDIQSVVNRSDDFKKKYGSLARRVPMLVLTNGLGQTLAFLLSKAKFKESKRGVDAEASGAVFEHLSAWTMRQIAPDAGSQNLLDWVLQSDSATYRRATAEALAYLSWLKRFAEAELPTEGD; encoded by the coding sequence ATGGCAAGCCAACAGCAAACCCTTGAACAGAAGCGGGCGCAACAAGCATGGAGAGACATTCAGAGCGTTGTCAACCGTTCTGACGATTTCAAAAAGAAATATGGCAGTCTTGCCCGTCGTGTGCCGATGCTTGTGCTCACAAACGGCCTGGGACAGACACTGGCGTTTTTGTTGTCAAAGGCAAAGTTTAAAGAGTCGAAACGCGGAGTAGACGCTGAGGCAAGCGGTGCAGTGTTCGAGCATCTGTCGGCTTGGACAATGCGCCAGATAGCCCCCGATGCAGGCAGTCAGAATCTGCTTGATTGGGTACTTCAAAGCGACAGCGCTACCTACCGCCGCGCAACGGCAGAAGCTTTAGCGTATCTCTCATGGCTCAAACGTTTTGCTGAAGCAGAACTGCCTACAGAGGGAGATTAA
- a CDS encoding ribonuclease H-like domain-containing protein, which produces MHYLALDIETCPLPKDGYSEQQQARLAREMHFQRQREPDLPEDHLALRAASLHPLLSWIVCISVQRAEDDPSRPNPPYTYAAETPEEECGMLERFWRDIQRLVDRGEKICWITFNGKRFDVPFLLARTLHHGLLPVACGLLDNYPYRNFPHCDLFSLFWGINLGLEDLCALLHIPSPKMHGDGSLVYQLLKTEGIDGVRRYCEADVEATLKCFARLLPLLPRDCQPPRSEGK; this is translated from the coding sequence ATGCATTACCTGGCGCTGGATATTGAGACGTGTCCGCTGCCGAAAGACGGGTATTCCGAGCAGCAGCAGGCGCGACTGGCGCGGGAAATGCACTTTCAGCGGCAACGCGAGCCGGATCTGCCGGAAGACCATCTGGCGCTTCGGGCGGCCAGCTTGCATCCGCTGCTGAGCTGGATCGTCTGCATCTCGGTCCAACGCGCCGAAGACGATCCCTCACGGCCCAACCCGCCGTACACGTACGCCGCCGAAACGCCTGAGGAAGAATGCGGCATGCTCGAGCGTTTCTGGCGGGACATCCAGCGCCTTGTCGACCGCGGCGAAAAAATCTGCTGGATCACGTTCAACGGCAAACGGTTCGACGTGCCCTTTCTGCTGGCGCGTACGCTCCACCATGGCCTGCTGCCTGTTGCCTGCGGACTGCTGGACAATTACCCGTACCGGAATTTCCCGCACTGTGATCTGTTCAGTTTATTCTGGGGCATTAATCTGGGATTGGAGGATCTGTGTGCGCTGCTGCATATCCCCAGTCCGAAAATGCATGGTGATGGAAGCCTGGTGTACCAATTGCTGAAGACCGAAGGTATCGACGGTGTGCGGCGCTATTGCGAAGCCGATGTGGAGGCGACGCTGAAGTGCTTTGCTCGGCTACTGCCACTGCTTCCTCGGGACTGCCAACCCCCTCGGTCAGAAGGAAAATGA
- the cmr6 gene encoding type III-B CRISPR module RAMP protein Cmr6: protein MLDDYREHGYEVCSFSMHTASRVIVGLGAESVLETSIRLHRIYGFPIIPGSALKGLARSFAELIENKNETDATFAAVFGKSPPDASAGQVIFFDAVPADPERLQLDLDVMNPHYSQYYQGGNIPPADYLNPIPVFFLAIAPDSEFLFAVASRKPRLAQQAQSWLQAGLQEMGVGAKTTVGYGLWKSQQHQTITATSESIEETQADSEREKKPDYPEPIERITPKTERIPAQVLDNSRNPIRVRLLAKGYENEVFECYGVRNLSSFPPGTYIWVKIAEFDKKTQRIRKVSLAALWRP from the coding sequence ATGCTCGACGATTACCGTGAGCATGGGTATGAGGTGTGTTCCTTCTCGATGCACACTGCCAGTCGTGTGATCGTTGGTCTGGGTGCAGAAAGTGTGCTGGAGACAAGCATCCGCCTGCATCGCATCTACGGTTTTCCCATTATTCCTGGGAGTGCGCTTAAAGGCCTGGCTCGGTCGTTTGCAGAACTGATAGAAAACAAGAACGAAACCGACGCGACCTTTGCCGCTGTGTTTGGTAAATCTCCACCCGATGCCAGTGCTGGCCAGGTCATCTTCTTCGACGCTGTGCCTGCAGATCCAGAAAGATTGCAACTGGACTTGGACGTAATGAATCCGCATTACAGTCAATACTATCAGGGGGGCAATATTCCTCCTGCAGACTACCTGAATCCGATCCCTGTTTTCTTTCTCGCTATTGCGCCGGACAGCGAGTTTCTGTTTGCGGTTGCTTCTAGGAAGCCCAGGCTGGCTCAGCAAGCACAGAGCTGGCTTCAGGCTGGGTTGCAGGAAATGGGGGTTGGGGCAAAGACAACTGTAGGATATGGGTTATGGAAGTCACAGCAACACCAGACTATAACTGCAACGTCGGAAAGTATAGAAGAAACTCAGGCAGACTCTGAAAGAGAAAAAAAGCCAGACTATCCTGAGCCTATCGAGCGAATTACACCGAAAACTGAACGTATACCCGCACAGGTTTTAGATAATTCCCGAAATCCTATCCGAGTCAGGTTGCTTGCTAAAGGATATGAGAACGAAGTATTTGAGTGTTACGGAGTACGTAACCTTTCATCCTTTCCTCCAGGTACGTACATATGGGTTAAAATCGCAGAATTCGATAAAAAGACACAGCGCATCAGAAAAGTCAGTCTTGCAGCATTATGGCGTCCTTGA
- the csx2 gene encoding TIGR02221 family CRISPR-associated protein: protein MASLKALTFLGTGPYKTVTYIWHDGQKCQTHLFPEAVARIFRPEKILVFVTPQARAREHFQSLKERMGNKLQPENIPEGRSEAELWQIFDCVASSVDEGDTVILDITHAFRSIPMIVFAVAAYLRRTKGVTIRHIVYGAYEAREPFREPPQPEDRAPIFDLTLLLDLLDWLSGTEFMLQRSDATLLAERLESVHQQAWKTRAGDDLPRRLQGVAKQLRSFSQALHLARPRNVMDKAARLLPVLQEVASEAERWAKPFAVILEQIHAEIAPFAHDAPDRLDRENLQKQLALIEHLVKKGLWMQAVTLAREWVVSWVVLQKGDGDWLDKNYREQQIERVLGAAVRKLQQEKTEEVPAWFDSLPEREQVVQVWDWLLQLRNDVAHCGMRQRAASIQSIARRTKEIPKRLEVLMHNAPDHVLCGGRVEIDLKSLYGEVAKLEELSVYLEQAKTLAGEGNEVVLTGQAPVWLYLAVAHALHGKVRRLVYASPVTGEVCIFDHSPE, encoded by the coding sequence ATGGCGTCCTTGAAAGCGCTCACGTTTCTTGGCACGGGTCCTTATAAGACCGTCACTTACATCTGGCATGACGGTCAAAAGTGTCAAACTCACCTGTTTCCTGAGGCAGTTGCCCGCATCTTTCGACCTGAAAAGATTCTGGTTTTTGTAACGCCGCAGGCAAGAGCGCGTGAGCATTTTCAGTCGCTCAAGGAGCGAATGGGCAATAAACTGCAACCGGAGAATATCCCTGAAGGTAGGTCTGAAGCTGAACTCTGGCAGATTTTCGATTGTGTTGCCTCTTCGGTCGATGAGGGCGATACGGTTATTCTGGACATCACCCACGCTTTTCGTTCTATCCCGATGATAGTGTTCGCCGTCGCGGCGTATTTGCGACGGACAAAAGGCGTGACCATTCGGCATATCGTGTACGGTGCCTACGAAGCCCGCGAGCCTTTTCGCGAACCGCCTCAACCTGAAGACCGGGCACCCATCTTTGACCTGACACTGCTCTTGGATTTGCTGGACTGGCTAAGTGGGACGGAGTTTATGCTGCAACGCAGCGACGCTACCTTGCTGGCTGAACGGTTAGAGAGTGTCCACCAACAGGCATGGAAAACGCGAGCAGGTGACGATTTGCCAAGGCGTCTGCAGGGAGTTGCTAAGCAGCTGCGCTCCTTTTCCCAGGCGCTACATCTGGCGCGTCCACGCAATGTGATGGATAAGGCAGCCCGCTTGCTGCCCGTTTTACAGGAGGTTGCTTCAGAAGCGGAGCGCTGGGCAAAACCCTTTGCGGTCATTCTGGAGCAAATTCACGCAGAAATCGCTCCGTTTGCTCACGATGCACCGGACCGACTGGACCGAGAAAACCTGCAAAAACAACTGGCGCTCATTGAGCACCTGGTAAAAAAAGGCCTATGGATGCAGGCAGTAACGCTCGCGCGAGAGTGGGTGGTCTCCTGGGTAGTACTCCAGAAAGGCGATGGCGATTGGCTGGACAAAAATTACCGCGAACAGCAAATTGAACGCGTGCTGGGAGCAGCGGTCCGAAAGCTTCAGCAAGAAAAGACAGAGGAAGTACCTGCATGGTTTGATAGCCTGCCTGAGCGTGAACAAGTTGTTCAGGTGTGGGATTGGCTCCTTCAGCTTCGGAACGATGTAGCGCACTGTGGGATGAGACAGCGGGCTGCCAGCATTCAGAGCATCGCGCGGCGGACCAAGGAAATACCTAAACGTTTAGAGGTGCTGATGCATAACGCTCCCGACCATGTGCTCTGCGGGGGACGAGTCGAGATCGACTTGAAGAGCCTGTATGGCGAAGTGGCCAAACTGGAGGAGCTGTCAGTTTATCTTGAGCAGGCAAAAACACTTGCAGGTGAGGGTAATGAAGTGGTGTTGACAGGCCAGGCACCTGTATGGCTGTATCTTGCCGTTGCGCATGCGCTGCACGGAAAAGTGCGACGATTGGTGTATGCCTCTCCTGTAACTGGCGAAGTATGCATCTTTGACCATTCGCCCGAATAA